In Chryseobacterium gotjawalense, the following are encoded in one genomic region:
- a CDS encoding HupE/UreJ family protein encodes MKDFIFYLKLGWEHIISLDALDHQLFVLVLVAVYSLKDWKKILWIVTAFTVGHSITLALSILDVVRVSGKWVEFLIPLTIVITALDNILMRNRQNNLMKINYYLALFFGLIHGMGFANTARMMMANEQHVFLPLLGFNIGLELGQIVVVAVILIIHFLLLNLFKVNKKDWIMFVSSAVFALSLKMALERIPF; translated from the coding sequence ATGAAGGACTTTATATTCTATCTGAAACTCGGTTGGGAACATATTATTTCGTTGGATGCTTTGGATCATCAGCTTTTTGTTTTGGTCTTGGTGGCGGTTTATTCGTTAAAGGACTGGAAAAAAATATTGTGGATCGTTACCGCTTTTACGGTTGGTCATTCCATTACTTTAGCGTTAAGTATTTTAGATGTTGTTCGGGTGTCGGGAAAATGGGTTGAGTTTTTAATTCCGCTCACCATTGTGATTACCGCTTTGGACAATATTTTAATGAGAAACAGGCAGAATAATTTAATGAAAATAAATTATTATCTCGCTTTGTTTTTTGGGCTGATTCACGGGATGGGATTTGCGAATACTGCAAGAATGATGATGGCAAACGAACAGCATGTTTTTCTGCCGCTTTTGGGCTTCAATATTGGTTTGGAATTGGGGCAAATTGTTGTCGTTGCTGTAATTTTAATCATTCATTTTCTGTTACTTAACCTTTTTAAAGTCAACAAAAAAGACTGGATTATGTTTGTTTCCTCTGCTGTTTTTGCACTTTCTTTAAAAATGGCTTTGGAAAGAATTCCGTTTTAA
- the pyk gene encoding pyruvate kinase: MNKYIKKTKIIATLGPASSDKETMMQLVQAGVDIFRINFSHADYDIVKKNVDTIREINQELGQSVGILGDLQGPKLRVGVVKEGSYLNPGDILTFTNEKIEGDSERVYMTYQKFPQDVKVGERILIDDGKLVLEVTETNNIDTVKAKTIQGGPLSSKKGVNLPNTNVSLPALTEKDIEDANYILDLELDWIALSFVRHAQDIIDLKEIIKNHPTNRQKTPIIAKIEKPEGVKNIEEILLECDGIMVARGDLGVEVPMEEVPAIQKNLVEKARKHSKPVIIATQMMETMITSLTPTRAEVNDVANSVLDGADAVMLSGETSVGRYPVDVVKNMAKIVKNIEQTHFYRTKNSPIEHDFDCIDERFITKRICLAAVRIAKTTNVEAIVTLTYSGYTAFQISAHRPNSNIIVFSSNKRVITMLNLLWGVRAFYYDMQKSTDETIIQVNMLAHTYGYVEKGDFVLNLNATPAYEDGKTNTLRLTNI, encoded by the coding sequence ATGAATAAATATATAAAAAAAACAAAAATCATCGCGACGCTCGGCCCAGCTTCTTCTGACAAAGAAACGATGATGCAACTGGTGCAAGCCGGTGTAGATATCTTTAGAATAAATTTCTCTCATGCAGATTACGATATCGTAAAAAAGAATGTAGATACCATCCGCGAAATCAACCAGGAACTGGGACAATCTGTAGGAATCCTGGGAGACTTACAAGGTCCGAAACTACGTGTTGGCGTGGTGAAAGAAGGATCATACCTGAATCCAGGCGATATCCTAACCTTTACCAATGAAAAAATAGAAGGTGACTCTGAAAGAGTTTACATGACTTATCAGAAATTTCCGCAAGATGTAAAAGTCGGTGAAAGAATTTTGATTGATGACGGAAAGCTCGTTTTAGAAGTTACCGAAACCAATAATATAGATACCGTAAAGGCAAAGACGATTCAAGGGGGACCGCTAAGTTCTAAAAAAGGCGTAAATCTTCCTAACACCAACGTTTCTCTTCCGGCTCTAACAGAAAAAGATATTGAAGATGCTAACTATATACTGGATTTGGAATTAGATTGGATTGCTTTATCTTTTGTCCGCCATGCACAGGATATTATTGATTTAAAGGAGATTATAAAAAACCATCCTACCAACAGACAGAAAACGCCAATTATCGCAAAAATTGAAAAACCGGAAGGAGTCAAAAATATTGAAGAAATTCTTTTGGAATGCGATGGTATCATGGTTGCGCGTGGTGATTTAGGTGTAGAAGTTCCGATGGAGGAAGTTCCTGCCATTCAAAAAAATCTGGTAGAGAAAGCCCGTAAACACTCGAAACCCGTGATCATCGCCACCCAGATGATGGAAACCATGATTACAAGCTTAACCCCGACCAGAGCAGAGGTAAACGATGTTGCGAACTCTGTATTAGATGGTGCTGATGCAGTAATGCTTTCCGGAGAGACTTCCGTAGGCCGTTATCCTGTTGATGTTGTTAAAAACATGGCTAAGATTGTTAAAAATATTGAGCAAACTCATTTTTACAGAACTAAAAACTCACCAATTGAACATGATTTCGATTGTATCGATGAGCGTTTTATCACAAAAAGAATTTGCCTTGCTGCCGTAAGAATTGCAAAAACCACCAATGTGGAAGCGATTGTTACTTTAACGTATTCCGGTTACACTGCCTTTCAGATTTCAGCACACCGCCCAAATTCTAACATCATCGTATTCAGTTCTAACAAACGCGTTATTACGATGTTGAATTTATTATGGGGAGTCCGTGCATTTTATTACGATATGCAAAAATCAACCGATGAAACCATTATCCAGGTTAATATGTTGGCTCACACTTATGGTTACGTAGAAAAAGGTGATTTTGTATTGAACCTGAATGCAACCCCAGCTTATGAAGATGGAAAAACAAATACTTTGAGATTGACTAACATTTAA
- the groL gene encoding chaperonin GroEL (60 kDa chaperone family; promotes refolding of misfolded polypeptides especially under stressful conditions; forms two stacked rings of heptamers to form a barrel-shaped 14mer; ends can be capped by GroES; misfolded proteins enter the barrel where they are refolded when GroES binds): MAKEIKFDIESRDALKRGVDALANAVKVTLGPKGRNVVIEKSFGAPHVTKDGVSVAKEIELEDRVENMGAQMVKEVASRTSDIAGDGTTTATVLAQAIVREGLKNVAAGANPMDLKRGIDKAVSEVVKNLQSQSQKVGDSSEKIKQVASISANNDDTIGTLIAEAFGKVGKEGVITVEEAKGTDTTVDVVEGMQFDRGYQSPYFVTNPEKMVAELENPYILLVEKKISSMKDLLPVLEPVAQAGKSLLIICEEVEGEALATLVVNKLRGSLKIAAVKAPGFGDRRKAMLEDIAILTGGTVISEERGFTMENATLEMLGTAEKVVIDKDNTTLVNGGGDEAQIKGRVSQIKAQMETTTSDYDKEKLQERLAKLAGGVAVLYVGAASEVEMKEKKDRVDDALHATRAAVEEGIVPGGGVALVRSIPALDTLKGDNQDQDTGIKIVKRAIEEPLRQIVANAGGEGSVIVAKVAEGSGDFGFNAKNDEFVNMYEAGIIDPTKVVRVALENAASVAGMLLTTECVITEIKSAEPAMPMGGGMPGMM; the protein is encoded by the coding sequence ATGGCAAAAGAAATAAAATTCGATATCGAATCCAGAGATGCTTTGAAAAGAGGCGTTGATGCATTAGCAAATGCAGTAAAAGTAACATTAGGACCAAAAGGAAGAAATGTAGTTATAGAAAAATCTTTCGGTGCACCCCACGTAACCAAAGACGGAGTTTCTGTCGCAAAGGAAATCGAACTCGAAGACCGGGTTGAAAATATGGGTGCTCAGATGGTGAAGGAAGTAGCTTCCAGAACCAGTGATATCGCAGGAGACGGTACAACTACAGCAACCGTTCTTGCTCAGGCAATCGTTCGCGAAGGTTTGAAAAACGTTGCAGCTGGAGCTAATCCGATGGATTTGAAAAGAGGTATTGATAAAGCAGTTTCTGAAGTAGTGAAAAACTTACAGTCTCAATCTCAGAAAGTGGGTGATTCTTCAGAAAAAATTAAGCAGGTTGCTTCTATTTCTGCCAATAATGATGATACCATCGGAACTTTAATCGCTGAGGCGTTTGGAAAAGTTGGTAAAGAAGGTGTAATTACGGTTGAAGAAGCCAAAGGAACCGATACAACTGTTGACGTTGTTGAAGGAATGCAGTTCGACAGAGGTTACCAATCTCCTTATTTCGTGACTAATCCAGAGAAAATGGTTGCAGAATTAGAGAATCCTTATATTCTTTTAGTTGAGAAAAAAATCTCCTCAATGAAAGATTTGCTTCCGGTTTTGGAGCCGGTTGCACAGGCAGGAAAATCTTTATTAATTATCTGTGAAGAAGTTGAAGGGGAAGCTTTGGCAACTTTAGTAGTCAATAAATTAAGAGGTTCTTTGAAAATTGCTGCTGTAAAAGCTCCAGGATTTGGGGACAGAAGAAAAGCAATGTTAGAAGATATCGCCATCTTAACGGGAGGAACAGTTATTTCCGAAGAGAGAGGTTTCACAATGGAAAACGCTACTTTGGAAATGTTGGGAACTGCTGAAAAAGTGGTGATCGATAAAGACAACACTACTTTGGTAAACGGTGGAGGAGACGAAGCTCAGATCAAAGGAAGAGTTAGCCAGATCAAAGCGCAGATGGAAACAACTACTTCTGATTACGACAAAGAAAAATTGCAGGAAAGATTGGCAAAATTAGCCGGTGGAGTTGCAGTTCTTTACGTTGGAGCAGCTTCTGAAGTAGAAATGAAAGAGAAAAAAGACAGAGTTGATGATGCACTTCATGCAACAAGAGCTGCCGTAGAAGAAGGAATTGTTCCCGGAGGTGGTGTTGCTTTGGTAAGAAGTATTCCAGCTTTGGATACTTTGAAAGGTGATAATCAGGATCAGGATACAGGTATCAAAATCGTAAAGAGAGCGATCGAAGAACCATTAAGACAAATCGTTGCCAATGCAGGAGGTGAGGGTTCTGTAATCGTTGCGAAAGTAGCAGAAGGAAGTGGAGATTTCGGTTTCAATGCGAAAAACGATGAATTCGTAAACATGTACGAAGCAGGAATTATCGACCCTACAAAAGTAGTTCGTGTTGCCTTGGAAAATGCCGCTTCTGTCGCAGGAATGTTATTAACAACAGAATGTGTAATTACGGAAATTAAAAGCGCAGAACCAGCAATGCCAATGGGTGGCGGAATGCCGGGAATGATGTAA
- a CDS encoding S8/S53 family peptidase — MKRKIPFSLEIFSGAPLHIKLLQVKHFLALLFLLSFGIIFGQYQKIDYKFEMLIKESKNTAQTAQKLSSLAKGLQLDQHLVVTGKGAQTMYSCIVYTEHAEKLKANGILVQSTLPKFVTALVTIDDLEKMAQMKDVISIISPEFDELHNDTSRIQSGANLLQQGVLNNTNYNGEGVLVGIYDTGIDWKHPDFRDPNDPTKSRIISIWDQTLTKTGAEVSPAGFAKGVEYTKAQIEDELDGTPANFVRQKDINGHGTHVSATAAGNGAAFADKRHRGFAPNAGIVFVKGGDGSFPQANTIDAITYFQNVATALNKPIVFNMSIGGQGSAHDGTSPHEIAIDEFTASGPGRVAVISAGNDYGTNLHRKVNIEPSSTGTFSITAGSNTSLSSVFSFYMYGSNDNDVTAKLTSPDGGVYLSPSGATTSHPIQDGKFTALVYNWVSSANNKRYVQVVITRNSGTTDNSQGLYTMELTNNGSTPMMVHGYKVTEGAASILADADNEYIVGSPGNSTKAITVASYIARLTSYKSNDTPGGYTLTNNLAENISSFSAQGPRADGFQKPDITASGQYIISAMSSDAMLAATSADNIDGTYYKKNQGTSMSSPGVAGAVALLLQANPNITAAEVKAKLTANARQDAMTGTIPNPRWGFGKLDIYKTVADEIGCQTSETETIAYDEQFYISTQDSNTTSTNYVFAVKYTPTITGKLGSVLFYTGSGASGDIPVTVAVRTVENGKPGQVLASKTYNSLLNDFQRSAWNSVDFSQFGLSVTTGKDFYVTIDASGGAMSLRRENISLDNRSMFSTDGGTTWTPSTSDYRIRAMAYEDKPQIKALATQNETVSFVAAQGKNYATTNCNLVGMVEKTATNTVTGNVTAKVWLTNPESTHVARRYEFAPATNPATATGKVTLYFEQSEFDAYNATNSKKLPASPNDNEGKSNILIDKFAGTSSDNSGSIASYTNGFVTLTPGTENVRWNPTYRYWEVTIDTTGFSGFFVRTSSSFLAATDTKQDQVVIYPNPVKDVLYINLKSKQGNVKIFDLSGKVVKTATVNNSGSVDVSKLSKGMYIVEITTDGNSKLTKKIIKE, encoded by the coding sequence ATGAAAAGAAAAATACCTTTTTCACTTGAAATTTTTTCAGGAGCACCTTTGCACATAAAACTACTACAGGTTAAGCACTTCTTAGCCTTGTTGTTTTTACTGTCGTTTGGGATCATCTTCGGACAATACCAAAAGATCGACTACAAATTTGAAATGCTTATTAAAGAAAGCAAAAACACTGCTCAAACTGCACAGAAGTTAAGCAGTTTGGCAAAAGGCTTACAACTGGATCAACATCTCGTAGTAACTGGAAAAGGAGCACAGACCATGTATTCTTGTATTGTTTACACAGAGCATGCTGAAAAATTAAAAGCAAACGGAATCTTGGTACAAAGTACGCTGCCAAAGTTTGTAACCGCTCTGGTAACGATTGATGATTTAGAAAAAATGGCTCAAATGAAGGATGTTATTTCCATCATTTCACCAGAATTTGATGAATTGCATAATGATACCAGCCGTATTCAATCGGGAGCAAATCTACTTCAACAAGGAGTATTAAATAACACGAATTATAATGGTGAAGGAGTTTTAGTTGGAATTTATGATACGGGAATTGACTGGAAACACCCTGATTTTAGAGATCCAAACGACCCTACTAAAAGCAGAATTATAAGCATTTGGGATCAGACCCTAACTAAAACTGGCGCAGAGGTCAGTCCTGCAGGTTTTGCAAAAGGAGTAGAATATACCAAAGCACAAATCGAAGATGAATTAGATGGCACCCCTGCAAATTTTGTAAGACAAAAAGACATCAATGGTCATGGAACACATGTCTCAGCAACAGCTGCGGGAAACGGGGCCGCTTTTGCGGATAAAAGACACAGAGGATTTGCTCCTAACGCAGGAATCGTTTTTGTAAAAGGTGGGGACGGATCGTTCCCTCAAGCAAATACAATTGATGCAATTACTTACTTTCAAAATGTTGCAACAGCGCTCAACAAGCCCATCGTCTTCAACATGAGTATTGGTGGTCAGGGAAGCGCTCATGATGGAACTTCTCCACATGAAATCGCAATTGATGAATTTACTGCTTCAGGTCCCGGCCGTGTTGCTGTAATTTCTGCCGGAAATGATTATGGAACAAATCTTCATAGAAAAGTGAATATTGAACCTAGTTCTACAGGAACTTTCAGCATTACTGCAGGAAGTAATACTTCACTTTCATCTGTATTTTCTTTTTATATGTATGGAAGTAATGACAATGATGTGACCGCAAAATTAACTTCACCGGATGGTGGTGTTTATCTATCTCCATCTGGAGCCACGACTTCTCATCCTATTCAAGATGGGAAATTCACGGCTCTCGTCTATAATTGGGTTTCGTCTGCCAATAATAAAAGATATGTGCAGGTTGTAATTACAAGAAACTCAGGAACTACAGATAACAGTCAAGGTCTTTATACCATGGAACTTACCAACAATGGTTCCACCCCGATGATGGTTCACGGCTATAAGGTGACAGAAGGCGCTGCTTCAATCTTGGCAGATGCTGACAACGAATATATTGTGGGTTCACCCGGTAATTCAACAAAAGCAATTACGGTTGCTTCTTATATTGCACGGTTAACCTCTTATAAATCAAACGATACTCCAGGAGGATATACTCTTACAAACAATTTGGCTGAAAACATTTCATCATTTAGCGCACAAGGACCGAGAGCAGACGGTTTCCAAAAGCCTGACATTACAGCTTCTGGACAATATATAATTTCTGCAATGTCTTCAGACGCCATGTTAGCAGCAACTTCTGCTGATAATATTGATGGAACTTATTACAAAAAAAACCAGGGAACAAGTATGTCTTCACCAGGTGTCGCGGGAGCGGTAGCATTGCTTCTGCAAGCCAATCCTAATATAACTGCTGCAGAAGTAAAAGCAAAACTTACGGCAAATGCACGACAAGATGCTATGACAGGAACTATTCCTAATCCGCGATGGGGATTCGGTAAATTAGATATTTATAAAACTGTGGCAGATGAAATCGGGTGTCAAACTTCTGAAACAGAAACAATCGCTTATGATGAGCAGTTCTACATCAGTACTCAAGACAGTAATACCACTTCTACCAATTATGTTTTTGCGGTAAAATACACACCTACCATTACAGGAAAATTAGGATCTGTACTGTTTTACACTGGTTCCGGAGCATCGGGTGATATTCCAGTTACGGTTGCAGTAAGAACGGTAGAAAATGGCAAACCAGGACAGGTTCTGGCTTCCAAGACTTACAATTCTCTTCTAAACGATTTTCAAAGAAGTGCGTGGAACTCTGTAGACTTTAGTCAGTTTGGACTTTCAGTTACAACAGGAAAAGATTTTTATGTTACCATTGATGCCTCAGGTGGAGCAATGTCATTAAGAAGAGAAAACATCAGCTTAGACAATAGAAGTATGTTCTCTACTGATGGCGGAACAACTTGGACGCCGTCAACATCTGATTACAGAATTAGAGCGATGGCTTATGAAGACAAACCTCAAATTAAAGCATTAGCCACTCAAAATGAAACAGTTTCTTTCGTGGCGGCACAAGGCAAAAACTATGCAACTACGAATTGCAATTTGGTTGGAATGGTAGAAAAAACAGCTACCAATACGGTCACTGGAAATGTTACGGCAAAAGTTTGGTTGACCAATCCGGAATCTACCCACGTAGCAAGAAGATATGAATTCGCTCCAGCCACAAATCCTGCAACAGCGACAGGAAAAGTTACTTTATATTTCGAGCAATCTGAATTCGACGCTTACAACGCAACGAATTCAAAAAAATTGCCAGCTTCACCAAATGACAATGAAGGAAAATCAAACATTCTGATTGATAAATTTGCTGGAACAAGTTCTGATAACTCAGGTTCAATCGCATCTTATACCAACGGGTTTGTAACTTTAACTCCAGGCACTGAAAACGTGAGATGGAATCCTACTTACCGTTATTGGGAAGTAACAATTGATACAACAGGATTCAGTGGATTCTTTGTGAGAACAAGTTCCTCTTTCTTGGCAGCGACAGATACGAAACAGGATCAAGTGGTGATTTATCCAAATCCGGTTAAAGACGTTCTGTATATTAACCTTAAATCAAAGCAAGGAAACGTGAAAATTTTCGACTTATCGGGAAAAGTTGTTAAAACGGCTACCGTAAATAACTCTGGTTCAGTTGATGTTTCCAAACTTTCAAAAGGAATGTATATCGTAGAAATTACAACGGATGGAAATTCTAAATTGACCAAAAAAATCATTAAAGAATAA
- a CDS encoding IPExxxVDY family protein, with protein MKTQKFTLEIDKDDEITLGLVRLAKEVPDYELFYHLNVLNPFKFTRITDLIYHGKYYDYYFPRFRSFHHDTKICIHFIANQSNHSIQKSSPVELFNTEQDTKYLLDHYPDVNYLIKTSEPFDDFSLILLPENLMFQIQDFQLSPIEELYQLIQYYE; from the coding sequence TTGAAAACCCAAAAGTTCACTCTTGAGATTGATAAAGACGATGAAATTACCTTAGGTTTAGTTCGTCTTGCAAAAGAAGTTCCCGATTACGAACTTTTTTATCATCTCAATGTATTGAACCCTTTCAAGTTTACCCGAATCACAGATTTAATTTATCATGGTAAGTATTATGACTATTATTTTCCGCGGTTTCGGTCATTTCATCACGATACCAAAATCTGCATTCACTTTATTGCAAATCAATCAAATCACAGCATTCAAAAAAGCAGTCCCGTAGAACTCTTTAATACAGAGCAGGATACAAAATATTTACTCGACCATTATCCCGATGTAAATTACCTCATCAAGACTTCGGAACCATTTGATGATTTTTCACTAATTTTGCTGCCTGAAAACCTGATGTTTCAAATACAAGATTTTCAATTAAGCCCTATCGAGGAGCTTTATCAATTAATTCAATATTATGAATAA
- a CDS encoding M1 family metallopeptidase, producing MNFKYLIFSLFIPLGISAQDIQNNPKSNHGNKFEQLGTVLPTPNVYRTASGAPGQGYWQNRADYDITAFLDEDKRNLRASETITYFNNSPDDLEYLWLQLDENEQSSVKNAGYQSESTLPKMVTSDRLKATDLPEKNNGYGVNLEKVTDASGRPLKYIVNKTMMRIDLSTVLKKGEKITFKIDWNYNIPDRIKMGGRGGYEFFPEDGNDLYTITQWFPRMCVYSDFKGWQNNQFTGRGEFALVFGNYKVAMNVPADHIVAATGTGKNYEQVLTSAQLARWKQAQNANEPLEIVTLDEAKKAEKSKSKERKIWKFEAENVRDFAWTSSRKFIWDGMKVTIPENNNEVMAMSLYPKEAYGLYRKFSTRAVAHTIKTYSEFSIPYPYPVAQSIEAANGMEYPMICFNYGRTEKDGTYSEGIKNGMIGVIIHEVGHNFFPMIINSDERQWSWMDEGLNTFLEYLTEQKWDSKFPSRRGPAYEIVDYMKLPKDQLEPIMTNSENIVQFGPNAYSKPATGLNILRETIMGRELFDKAFKTYSKRWAFKHPEPADFFRTMNDASAENLDWFWRGWFYGIDPVDISIDKVTVASPDLDSAPKSREVTYTIEKPLQSDFEDISKIRNREDKTITFYTDTNKESQDFYWRYNRGQEKVDTKKEYKMKMDNFENVPQKEKSKLEKVYAYQIDFSNKGGLVMPIILEFTFEDGSKLNDKSSAQIWRKNEQKVSKTYYFDKKLKSIQLDPMRETADIDTSNNFWGEVPEPTSKFQVFKQKQEGAVRGAASGKINPMQAAGKKN from the coding sequence ATGAATTTCAAATATCTCATTTTCTCTCTTTTTATTCCTTTGGGAATTTCTGCACAGGATATTCAAAACAACCCTAAGAGTAATCACGGGAATAAGTTTGAACAGTTAGGTACTGTTTTACCAACTCCAAATGTGTATAGAACCGCTTCGGGAGCGCCGGGGCAAGGCTATTGGCAAAACCGCGCCGACTATGATATTACTGCTTTTCTGGATGAAGACAAAAGAAATTTGAGAGCTTCAGAGACCATCACTTATTTTAATAATTCTCCCGATGATTTAGAGTATCTCTGGCTTCAGCTGGACGAAAATGAACAGTCATCCGTAAAAAATGCGGGCTACCAATCAGAATCTACATTGCCGAAAATGGTAACGTCGGACAGATTAAAAGCTACAGATCTGCCGGAAAAAAACAATGGTTACGGTGTAAATTTAGAAAAAGTTACCGATGCTTCAGGAAGACCTTTGAAATATATCGTCAATAAAACCATGATGCGCATCGATCTTTCCACAGTTTTAAAGAAAGGAGAGAAGATCACTTTTAAAATCGACTGGAATTATAATATACCGGACCGGATTAAAATGGGCGGACGTGGAGGCTATGAATTTTTCCCGGAAGATGGGAATGATTTATATACCATCACACAGTGGTTTCCGAGAATGTGCGTTTACAGTGATTTCAAAGGTTGGCAGAATAATCAGTTTACCGGGCGGGGCGAATTTGCTCTGGTTTTTGGTAATTATAAAGTTGCCATGAATGTTCCTGCGGATCATATTGTGGCTGCAACGGGAACTGGTAAGAATTATGAACAGGTTTTAACTTCGGCACAACTTGCAAGATGGAAGCAGGCTCAAAATGCAAATGAACCTTTGGAAATTGTAACTTTAGACGAAGCGAAAAAAGCGGAAAAAAGCAAATCAAAAGAAAGAAAAATCTGGAAATTCGAGGCTGAAAATGTCCGTGATTTTGCGTGGACTTCTTCGAGGAAATTTATTTGGGACGGAATGAAAGTTACGATTCCTGAAAATAACAATGAGGTCATGGCGATGAGTTTATATCCGAAAGAAGCGTATGGTCTTTACCGGAAATTTTCAACACGCGCGGTCGCTCATACCATCAAAACTTACTCTGAATTCAGTATTCCTTACCCTTATCCCGTTGCTCAGTCCATCGAGGCAGCAAACGGAATGGAATATCCGATGATCTGTTTTAATTATGGAAGAACAGAAAAAGACGGAACTTATTCTGAAGGTATTAAAAATGGAATGATCGGCGTGATTATTCATGAAGTCGGCCATAACTTTTTCCCGATGATCATTAATTCCGACGAAAGACAGTGGTCCTGGATGGATGAAGGTTTAAATACTTTTTTAGAATATCTGACCGAGCAGAAATGGGATAGCAAATTCCCTTCCCGCCGTGGTCCTGCTTACGAAATTGTCGATTATATGAAGTTGCCCAAAGATCAGTTGGAGCCTATCATGACCAATTCTGAAAACATTGTGCAGTTTGGACCAAATGCGTATTCAAAACCTGCAACCGGACTGAATATTCTTCGTGAAACCATTATGGGCAGAGAACTGTTTGATAAAGCTTTTAAAACGTATTCCAAAAGATGGGCTTTCAAACATCCGGAACCGGCGGATTTTTTCCGTACGATGAATGATGCAAGTGCTGAAAATCTCGATTGGTTTTGGCGCGGTTGGTTTTATGGTATCGATCCTGTGGATATTTCTATTGATAAGGTTACGGTTGCTTCGCCGGATTTAGATTCTGCCCCAAAATCAAGAGAAGTTACTTATACAATTGAAAAACCGTTGCAAAGTGATTTTGAAGATATTTCGAAAATCAGAAACAGAGAAGATAAAACCATCACTTTCTATACCGATACCAATAAAGAATCCCAGGATTTCTACTGGCGGTACAACCGTGGTCAGGAAAAAGTAGATACCAAAAAAGAATATAAAATGAAGATGGATAATTTTGAGAATGTGCCTCAAAAAGAGAAATCGAAATTAGAAAAAGTCTATGCTTATCAAATTGATTTCAGCAACAAAGGAGGTTTGGTAATGCCGATTATTCTGGAATTTACTTTTGAAGACGGAAGTAAATTGAATGATAAATCTTCTGCACAAATCTGGAGAAAGAACGAACAGAAGGTTTCTAAAACATATTATTTTGACAAGAAATTAAAATCCATCCAGCTCGACCCGATGCGCGAAACCGCAGACATCGATACTTCAAATAATTTCTGGGGCGAAGTGCCTGAACCGACTTCGAAGTTTCAGGTTTTTAAACAAAAACAGGAAGGTGCTGTGCGTGGAGCTGCCAGCGGGAAGATTAATCCTATGCAGGCGGCAGGAAAGAAGAATTGA
- a CDS encoding co-chaperone GroES, which yields MSVKFRPLADRVLVEPIKAETKTASGIIIPDTAKEKPQEGTVVAVGPGKKDEPTTVQVGDKVLYGKYSGSELKLDGKDYLIVKESDLLGILG from the coding sequence ATGTCAGTAAAATTCAGACCATTAGCAGATCGCGTTTTAGTTGAACCGATTAAAGCTGAAACGAAAACCGCTTCAGGAATTATTATCCCAGACACCGCAAAAGAAAAACCTCAGGAAGGAACTGTAGTTGCAGTAGGACCAGGAAAAAAAGATGAACCGACTACGGTTCAGGTAGGCGACAAAGTGCTTTACGGAAAATATTCAGGCTCAGAATTAAAGTTAGATGGCAAAGATTATCTTATCGTAAAAGAAAGTGATTTATTGGGAATTTTGGGATAA